The Heliangelus exortis chromosome 26, bHelExo1.hap1, whole genome shotgun sequence genome window below encodes:
- the MSANTD2 gene encoding myb/SANT-like DNA-binding domain-containing protein 2 isoform X6 — translation MAAPCGSSPLPPAEPPLKIPKMEVLSPGSPAALSDGNPSLSDPSTPSGASPLGPGPAAGGAGLGGRGGASPSVSFSPGGAAAAAAAAACRGMSWTPAETNALIAVWGNERLVEARYQQLEGAGTVFGSKAPGPAMYERVSRALAELGYERTPSQCRERIKVGAALLWGFSLLLSPTKEDTSSASSSSSWQTLRRCYSRVKEHGVGKRKSSYTFEQLEQVFGQGGWDSQPCQPVLINSSGLYQELESDGSTMEEYSQEDWGNHSQELHCYQTGEQELDEMPTTKRTLKIKQESSEDTQEEWESLAKMLPIGNISLSFQLLDFNPVFLFLLKKPNT, via the exons ATGGCGGCGCCCTGCGGCTCCTCGCCCCTCCCGCCCGCCGAGCCGCCGCTGAAGATCCCCAAGATGGAGGTGCTGTCCCCCGGCTCCCCCGCCGCCCTCAGCGATGGCAACCCCAGCCTCTCCGACCCCTCCACCCCCAGCGGCGCCTCCCCGCTGGGCCCGGGGCCGGCGGCCGGGGGGGCCGGGCTGGGGGGCCGCGGCGGGGCCTCGCCCTCCGTCTCTTTCTCCCCGGGAGGAGccgccgcagccgccgccgccgccgcttgCCGGGGGATGTCATGGACACCGGCGGAGACCAACGCGTTGATCGCGGTCTGGGGGAACGAGCGGTTGGTGGAAGCGCGGTACCAGCAGCTGGAGGGCGCTGGCACCGTCTTCGGCAGCAAAGCCCCCGGGCCCGCCATGTACGAGAGGGTCTCCCGCGCCTTGGCCGAGCTGGGCTACGAGCGCACCCCCTCGCAATGCCGGGAACGCATCAAG GTTGGAGCAGCTTTGCTTTGGGgattttcccttctcctttctcccaccAAGGAGGacaccagctctgcttcctcctcctcctcctggcag ACCCTCCGCAGGTGTTACAGCCGTGTGAAGGAGCATGgtgtggggaaaaggaaaagcagctacACCTTTGAGCAGCTGGAGCAAGTTTTTGGGCAAGGGGGTTGGGATTCCCAACCCTGCCAACCCGTCCTCATCAACAGCAGTGGCTTGTACCAGGAGCTGGAGTCGGATGGCAGCACCATGGAGGAGTATTCCCAGGAGGACTGGGGCAACCACAGTCAGGAGCTTCACTGCTACCAGACAGGGGAGCAGGAACTGG ATGAAATGCCAACCACAAAAAGGACACTGAAGATCAAACAGGAATCTTCTGAAGACACGCA agaggagtGGGAGAGCTTGGCTAAGATGCTTCCTATAGGAAACATCTCGCTgagcttccagctgctggattttaatccagtttttcttttcctgctgaaaaaaccaaacacatga
- the MSANTD2 gene encoding myb/SANT-like DNA-binding domain-containing protein 2 isoform X1, translating into MAAPCGSSPLPPAEPPLKIPKMEVLSPGSPAALSDGNPSLSDPSTPSGASPLGPGPAAGGAGLGGRGGASPSVSFSPGGAAAAAAAAACRGMSWTPAETNALIAVWGNERLVEARYQQLEGAGTVFGSKAPGPAMYERVSRALAELGYERTPSQCRERIKVGAALLWGFSLLLSPTKEDTSSASSSSSWQTLRRCYSRVKEHGVGKRKSSYTFEQLEQVFGQGGWDSQPCQPVLINSSGLYQELESDGSTMEEYSQEDWGNHSQELHCYQTGEQELDEMPTTKRTLKIKQESSEDTQKRDVMQNIMQILESVQLKWELFQSWTDFSRLHLSNKLAIFGIGYNTRWKEDIRYHYAEISSQVPLGKRLREYFNSEKPEGRVIMTRVQKMNWKNVYYKFLEITISEARCLELHMEIDWIPIAHSKPTGGNVVQYLLPGGIPKSPGLYAIGYEECHEKPPSPLAEPQGGPDPGNETPGELEVPSPQASLRVDVESARIIYCYLGIAEVRTLQQCLFLHFQANTKTFSKDWVGINAFLSQNCLVEPGVSPKSIYIKFVEVERDFLSAGSLVECLEKAIGYPLKFNN; encoded by the exons ATGGCGGCGCCCTGCGGCTCCTCGCCCCTCCCGCCCGCCGAGCCGCCGCTGAAGATCCCCAAGATGGAGGTGCTGTCCCCCGGCTCCCCCGCCGCCCTCAGCGATGGCAACCCCAGCCTCTCCGACCCCTCCACCCCCAGCGGCGCCTCCCCGCTGGGCCCGGGGCCGGCGGCCGGGGGGGCCGGGCTGGGGGGCCGCGGCGGGGCCTCGCCCTCCGTCTCTTTCTCCCCGGGAGGAGccgccgcagccgccgccgccgccgcttgCCGGGGGATGTCATGGACACCGGCGGAGACCAACGCGTTGATCGCGGTCTGGGGGAACGAGCGGTTGGTGGAAGCGCGGTACCAGCAGCTGGAGGGCGCTGGCACCGTCTTCGGCAGCAAAGCCCCCGGGCCCGCCATGTACGAGAGGGTCTCCCGCGCCTTGGCCGAGCTGGGCTACGAGCGCACCCCCTCGCAATGCCGGGAACGCATCAAG GTTGGAGCAGCTTTGCTTTGGGgattttcccttctcctttctcccaccAAGGAGGacaccagctctgcttcctcctcctcctcctggcag ACCCTCCGCAGGTGTTACAGCCGTGTGAAGGAGCATGgtgtggggaaaaggaaaagcagctacACCTTTGAGCAGCTGGAGCAAGTTTTTGGGCAAGGGGGTTGGGATTCCCAACCCTGCCAACCCGTCCTCATCAACAGCAGTGGCTTGTACCAGGAGCTGGAGTCGGATGGCAGCACCATGGAGGAGTATTCCCAGGAGGACTGGGGCAACCACAGTCAGGAGCTTCACTGCTACCAGACAGGGGAGCAGGAACTGG ATGAAATGCCAACCACAAAAAGGACACTGAAGATCAAACAGGAATCTTCTGAAGACACGCA GAAGCGTGACGTGATGCAGAACATTATGCAAATCTTGGAGTCAGTCCAGTTGAAGTGGGAGCTGTTTCAGAGCTGGACGGACTTCTCCAGGCTCCACCTTTCCAACAAACTGGCCATTTTCGGCATCGGGTACAACACCCGTTGGAAGGAGGACATCCGGTACCACTACGCCGAGATCAGCTCCCAGGTCCCGCTGGGCAAACGCCTGAGGGAATATTTTAACTCTGAGAAACCTGAAGGTCGGGTGATAATGACCCGAGTTCAGAAAATGAACTGGAAGAACGTTTACTACAAATTCCTGGAGATCACCATCAGCGAAGCCAGGTGCTTGGAGCTGCACATGGAGATCGATTGGATCCCCATCGCCCACTCCAAGCCCACTGGTGGCAACGTCGTCCAATATTTGTTGCCGGGAGGGATTCCCAAAAGTCCCGGCTTGTACGCCATTGGCTACGAGGAGTGCCACGAGAAAcccccctcccctctggctGAGCCCCAGGGGGGGCCTGATCCAGGCAACGAGACTCCGGGGGAGCTGGAGGTCCCATCTCCCCAAGCTTCCCTCCGGGTGGACGTGGAATCCGCTCGGATTATCTACTGTTACCTCGGGATTGCCGAGGTCCGGACTCTCCAGCAGTGCctgtttttacattttcaggCCAACACCAAAACCTTCAGCAAGGATTGGGTGGGGATCAACGCCTTTTTATCTCAGAACTGCCTCGTCGAACCCGGTGTCTCCCCCAAATCCATCTACATCAAATttgtggaagtggagagggatTTTCTTTCAGCCGGCTCTTTGGTAGAGTGCCTGGAAAAAGCCATCGGGTACCCCTTAAAATTTAACAACTGA
- the MSANTD2 gene encoding myb/SANT-like DNA-binding domain-containing protein 2 isoform X8, with protein MEEYSQEDWGNHSQELHCYQTGEQELDEMPTTKRTLKIKQESSEDTQKRDVMQNIMQILESVQLKWELFQSWTDFSRLHLSNKLAIFGIGYNTRWKEDIRYHYAEISSQVPLGKRLREYFNSEKPEGRVIMTRVQKMNWKNVYYKFLEITISEARCLELHMEIDWIPIAHSKPTGGNVVQYLLPGGIPKSPGLYAIGYEECHEKPPSPLAEPQGGPDPGNETPGELEVPSPQASLRVDVESARIIYCYLGIAEVRTLQQCLFLHFQANTKTFSKDWVGINAFLSQNCLVEPGVSPKSIYIKFVEVERDFLSAGSLVECLEKAIGYPLKFNN; from the exons ATGGAGGAGTATTCCCAGGAGGACTGGGGCAACCACAGTCAGGAGCTTCACTGCTACCAGACAGGGGAGCAGGAACTGG ATGAAATGCCAACCACAAAAAGGACACTGAAGATCAAACAGGAATCTTCTGAAGACACGCA GAAGCGTGACGTGATGCAGAACATTATGCAAATCTTGGAGTCAGTCCAGTTGAAGTGGGAGCTGTTTCAGAGCTGGACGGACTTCTCCAGGCTCCACCTTTCCAACAAACTGGCCATTTTCGGCATCGGGTACAACACCCGTTGGAAGGAGGACATCCGGTACCACTACGCCGAGATCAGCTCCCAGGTCCCGCTGGGCAAACGCCTGAGGGAATATTTTAACTCTGAGAAACCTGAAGGTCGGGTGATAATGACCCGAGTTCAGAAAATGAACTGGAAGAACGTTTACTACAAATTCCTGGAGATCACCATCAGCGAAGCCAGGTGCTTGGAGCTGCACATGGAGATCGATTGGATCCCCATCGCCCACTCCAAGCCCACTGGTGGCAACGTCGTCCAATATTTGTTGCCGGGAGGGATTCCCAAAAGTCCCGGCTTGTACGCCATTGGCTACGAGGAGTGCCACGAGAAAcccccctcccctctggctGAGCCCCAGGGGGGGCCTGATCCAGGCAACGAGACTCCGGGGGAGCTGGAGGTCCCATCTCCCCAAGCTTCCCTCCGGGTGGACGTGGAATCCGCTCGGATTATCTACTGTTACCTCGGGATTGCCGAGGTCCGGACTCTCCAGCAGTGCctgtttttacattttcaggCCAACACCAAAACCTTCAGCAAGGATTGGGTGGGGATCAACGCCTTTTTATCTCAGAACTGCCTCGTCGAACCCGGTGTCTCCCCCAAATCCATCTACATCAAATttgtggaagtggagagggatTTTCTTTCAGCCGGCTCTTTGGTAGAGTGCCTGGAAAAAGCCATCGGGTACCCCTTAAAATTTAACAACTGA
- the MSANTD2 gene encoding myb/SANT-like DNA-binding domain-containing protein 2 isoform X4 — protein sequence MAAPCGSSPLPPAEPPLKIPKMEVLSPGSPAALSDGNPSLSDPSTPSGASPLGPGPAAGGAGLGGRGGASPSVSFSPGGAAAAAAAAACRGMSWTPAETNALIAVWGNERLVEARYQQLEGAGTVFGSKAPGPAMYERVSRALAELGYERTPSQCRERIKVGAALLWGFSLLLSPTKEDTSSASSSSSWQTLRRCYSRVKEHGVGKRKSSYTFEQLEQVFGQGGWDSQPCQPVLINSSGLYQELESDGSTMEEYSQEDWGNHSQELHCYQTGEQELDEMPTTKRTLKIKQESSEDTHSIPPLLNENLPTLPSPLPAFMWFCFLPMEFSCCVSSGKPGSVT from the exons ATGGCGGCGCCCTGCGGCTCCTCGCCCCTCCCGCCCGCCGAGCCGCCGCTGAAGATCCCCAAGATGGAGGTGCTGTCCCCCGGCTCCCCCGCCGCCCTCAGCGATGGCAACCCCAGCCTCTCCGACCCCTCCACCCCCAGCGGCGCCTCCCCGCTGGGCCCGGGGCCGGCGGCCGGGGGGGCCGGGCTGGGGGGCCGCGGCGGGGCCTCGCCCTCCGTCTCTTTCTCCCCGGGAGGAGccgccgcagccgccgccgccgccgcttgCCGGGGGATGTCATGGACACCGGCGGAGACCAACGCGTTGATCGCGGTCTGGGGGAACGAGCGGTTGGTGGAAGCGCGGTACCAGCAGCTGGAGGGCGCTGGCACCGTCTTCGGCAGCAAAGCCCCCGGGCCCGCCATGTACGAGAGGGTCTCCCGCGCCTTGGCCGAGCTGGGCTACGAGCGCACCCCCTCGCAATGCCGGGAACGCATCAAG GTTGGAGCAGCTTTGCTTTGGGgattttcccttctcctttctcccaccAAGGAGGacaccagctctgcttcctcctcctcctcctggcag ACCCTCCGCAGGTGTTACAGCCGTGTGAAGGAGCATGgtgtggggaaaaggaaaagcagctacACCTTTGAGCAGCTGGAGCAAGTTTTTGGGCAAGGGGGTTGGGATTCCCAACCCTGCCAACCCGTCCTCATCAACAGCAGTGGCTTGTACCAGGAGCTGGAGTCGGATGGCAGCACCATGGAGGAGTATTCCCAGGAGGACTGGGGCAACCACAGTCAGGAGCTTCACTGCTACCAGACAGGGGAGCAGGAACTGG ATGAAATGCCAACCACAAAAAGGACACTGAAGATCAAACAGGAATCTTCTGAAGACACGCA CTCCATTCCTCCGCTGTTGAATGAAAACCTGCCCACgctgccttctcctctccctgccttcaTGTGGTTTTGCTTCCTTCCAATGGAGTTCAGCTGTTGTGTCTCAAGTGGAAAACCTG GAAGCGTGACGTGA
- the MSANTD2 gene encoding myb/SANT-like DNA-binding domain-containing protein 2 isoform X3, protein MAAPCGSSPLPPAEPPLKIPKMEVLSPGSPAALSDGNPSLSDPSTPSGASPLGPGPAAGGAGLGGRGGASPSVSFSPGGAAAAAAAAACRGMSWTPAETNALIAVWGNERLVEARYQQLEGAGTVFGSKAPGPAMYERVSRALAELGYERTPSQCRERIKTLRRCYSRVKEHGVGKRKSSYTFEQLEQVFGQGGWDSQPCQPVLINSSGLYQELESDGSTMEEYSQEDWGNHSQELHCYQTGEQELDEMPTTKRTLKIKQESSEDTQKRDVMQNIMQILESVQLKWELFQSWTDFSRLHLSNKLAIFGIGYNTRWKEDIRYHYAEISSQVPLGKRLREYFNSEKPEGRVIMTRVQKMNWKNVYYKFLEITISEARCLELHMEIDWIPIAHSKPTGGNVVQYLLPGGIPKSPGLYAIGYEECHEKPPSPLAEPQGGPDPGNETPGELEVPSPQASLRVDVESARIIYCYLGIAEVRTLQQCLFLHFQANTKTFSKDWVGINAFLSQNCLVEPGVSPKSIYIKFVEVERDFLSAGSLVECLEKAIGYPLKFNN, encoded by the exons ATGGCGGCGCCCTGCGGCTCCTCGCCCCTCCCGCCCGCCGAGCCGCCGCTGAAGATCCCCAAGATGGAGGTGCTGTCCCCCGGCTCCCCCGCCGCCCTCAGCGATGGCAACCCCAGCCTCTCCGACCCCTCCACCCCCAGCGGCGCCTCCCCGCTGGGCCCGGGGCCGGCGGCCGGGGGGGCCGGGCTGGGGGGCCGCGGCGGGGCCTCGCCCTCCGTCTCTTTCTCCCCGGGAGGAGccgccgcagccgccgccgccgccgcttgCCGGGGGATGTCATGGACACCGGCGGAGACCAACGCGTTGATCGCGGTCTGGGGGAACGAGCGGTTGGTGGAAGCGCGGTACCAGCAGCTGGAGGGCGCTGGCACCGTCTTCGGCAGCAAAGCCCCCGGGCCCGCCATGTACGAGAGGGTCTCCCGCGCCTTGGCCGAGCTGGGCTACGAGCGCACCCCCTCGCAATGCCGGGAACGCATCAAG ACCCTCCGCAGGTGTTACAGCCGTGTGAAGGAGCATGgtgtggggaaaaggaaaagcagctacACCTTTGAGCAGCTGGAGCAAGTTTTTGGGCAAGGGGGTTGGGATTCCCAACCCTGCCAACCCGTCCTCATCAACAGCAGTGGCTTGTACCAGGAGCTGGAGTCGGATGGCAGCACCATGGAGGAGTATTCCCAGGAGGACTGGGGCAACCACAGTCAGGAGCTTCACTGCTACCAGACAGGGGAGCAGGAACTGG ATGAAATGCCAACCACAAAAAGGACACTGAAGATCAAACAGGAATCTTCTGAAGACACGCA GAAGCGTGACGTGATGCAGAACATTATGCAAATCTTGGAGTCAGTCCAGTTGAAGTGGGAGCTGTTTCAGAGCTGGACGGACTTCTCCAGGCTCCACCTTTCCAACAAACTGGCCATTTTCGGCATCGGGTACAACACCCGTTGGAAGGAGGACATCCGGTACCACTACGCCGAGATCAGCTCCCAGGTCCCGCTGGGCAAACGCCTGAGGGAATATTTTAACTCTGAGAAACCTGAAGGTCGGGTGATAATGACCCGAGTTCAGAAAATGAACTGGAAGAACGTTTACTACAAATTCCTGGAGATCACCATCAGCGAAGCCAGGTGCTTGGAGCTGCACATGGAGATCGATTGGATCCCCATCGCCCACTCCAAGCCCACTGGTGGCAACGTCGTCCAATATTTGTTGCCGGGAGGGATTCCCAAAAGTCCCGGCTTGTACGCCATTGGCTACGAGGAGTGCCACGAGAAAcccccctcccctctggctGAGCCCCAGGGGGGGCCTGATCCAGGCAACGAGACTCCGGGGGAGCTGGAGGTCCCATCTCCCCAAGCTTCCCTCCGGGTGGACGTGGAATCCGCTCGGATTATCTACTGTTACCTCGGGATTGCCGAGGTCCGGACTCTCCAGCAGTGCctgtttttacattttcaggCCAACACCAAAACCTTCAGCAAGGATTGGGTGGGGATCAACGCCTTTTTATCTCAGAACTGCCTCGTCGAACCCGGTGTCTCCCCCAAATCCATCTACATCAAATttgtggaagtggagagggatTTTCTTTCAGCCGGCTCTTTGGTAGAGTGCCTGGAAAAAGCCATCGGGTACCCCTTAAAATTTAACAACTGA
- the MSANTD2 gene encoding myb/SANT-like DNA-binding domain-containing protein 2 isoform X5, with product MAAPCGSSPLPPAEPPLKIPKMEVLSPGSPAALSDGNPSLSDPSTPSGASPLGPGPAAGGAGLGGRGGASPSVSFSPGGAAAAAAAAACRGMSWTPAETNALIAVWGNERLVEARYQQLEGAGTVFGSKAPGPAMYERVSRALAELGYERTPSQCRERIKVGAALLWGFSLLLSPTKEDTSSASSSSSWQTLRRCYSRVKEHGVGKRKSSYTFEQLEQVFGQGGWDSQPCQPVLINSSGLYQELESDGSTMEEYSQEDWGNHSQELHCYQTGEQELDEMPTTKRTLKIKQESSEDTHREEWESLAKMLPIGNISLSFQLLDFNPVFLFLLKKPNT from the exons ATGGCGGCGCCCTGCGGCTCCTCGCCCCTCCCGCCCGCCGAGCCGCCGCTGAAGATCCCCAAGATGGAGGTGCTGTCCCCCGGCTCCCCCGCCGCCCTCAGCGATGGCAACCCCAGCCTCTCCGACCCCTCCACCCCCAGCGGCGCCTCCCCGCTGGGCCCGGGGCCGGCGGCCGGGGGGGCCGGGCTGGGGGGCCGCGGCGGGGCCTCGCCCTCCGTCTCTTTCTCCCCGGGAGGAGccgccgcagccgccgccgccgccgcttgCCGGGGGATGTCATGGACACCGGCGGAGACCAACGCGTTGATCGCGGTCTGGGGGAACGAGCGGTTGGTGGAAGCGCGGTACCAGCAGCTGGAGGGCGCTGGCACCGTCTTCGGCAGCAAAGCCCCCGGGCCCGCCATGTACGAGAGGGTCTCCCGCGCCTTGGCCGAGCTGGGCTACGAGCGCACCCCCTCGCAATGCCGGGAACGCATCAAG GTTGGAGCAGCTTTGCTTTGGGgattttcccttctcctttctcccaccAAGGAGGacaccagctctgcttcctcctcctcctcctggcag ACCCTCCGCAGGTGTTACAGCCGTGTGAAGGAGCATGgtgtggggaaaaggaaaagcagctacACCTTTGAGCAGCTGGAGCAAGTTTTTGGGCAAGGGGGTTGGGATTCCCAACCCTGCCAACCCGTCCTCATCAACAGCAGTGGCTTGTACCAGGAGCTGGAGTCGGATGGCAGCACCATGGAGGAGTATTCCCAGGAGGACTGGGGCAACCACAGTCAGGAGCTTCACTGCTACCAGACAGGGGAGCAGGAACTGG ATGAAATGCCAACCACAAAAAGGACACTGAAGATCAAACAGGAATCTTCTGAAGACACGCA cagagaggagtGGGAGAGCTTGGCTAAGATGCTTCCTATAGGAAACATCTCGCTgagcttccagctgctggattttaatccagtttttcttttcctgctgaaaaaaccaaacacatga
- the MSANTD2 gene encoding myb/SANT-like DNA-binding domain-containing protein 2 isoform X2, protein MAAPCGSSPLPPAEPPLKIPKMEVLSPGSPAALSDGNPSLSDPSTPSGASPLGPGPAAGGAGLGGRGGASPSVSFSPGGAAAAAAAAACRGMSWTPAETNALIAVWGNERLVEARYQQLEGAGTVFGSKAPGPAMYERVSRALAELGYERTPSQCRERIKQLQRSQSELVRKAEPTLRRCYSRVKEHGVGKRKSSYTFEQLEQVFGQGGWDSQPCQPVLINSSGLYQELESDGSTMEEYSQEDWGNHSQELHCYQTGEQELDEMPTTKRTLKIKQESSEDTQKRDVMQNIMQILESVQLKWELFQSWTDFSRLHLSNKLAIFGIGYNTRWKEDIRYHYAEISSQVPLGKRLREYFNSEKPEGRVIMTRVQKMNWKNVYYKFLEITISEARCLELHMEIDWIPIAHSKPTGGNVVQYLLPGGIPKSPGLYAIGYEECHEKPPSPLAEPQGGPDPGNETPGELEVPSPQASLRVDVESARIIYCYLGIAEVRTLQQCLFLHFQANTKTFSKDWVGINAFLSQNCLVEPGVSPKSIYIKFVEVERDFLSAGSLVECLEKAIGYPLKFNN, encoded by the exons ATGGCGGCGCCCTGCGGCTCCTCGCCCCTCCCGCCCGCCGAGCCGCCGCTGAAGATCCCCAAGATGGAGGTGCTGTCCCCCGGCTCCCCCGCCGCCCTCAGCGATGGCAACCCCAGCCTCTCCGACCCCTCCACCCCCAGCGGCGCCTCCCCGCTGGGCCCGGGGCCGGCGGCCGGGGGGGCCGGGCTGGGGGGCCGCGGCGGGGCCTCGCCCTCCGTCTCTTTCTCCCCGGGAGGAGccgccgcagccgccgccgccgccgcttgCCGGGGGATGTCATGGACACCGGCGGAGACCAACGCGTTGATCGCGGTCTGGGGGAACGAGCGGTTGGTGGAAGCGCGGTACCAGCAGCTGGAGGGCGCTGGCACCGTCTTCGGCAGCAAAGCCCCCGGGCCCGCCATGTACGAGAGGGTCTCCCGCGCCTTGGCCGAGCTGGGCTACGAGCGCACCCCCTCGCAATGCCGGGAACGCATCAAG CAGCTTCAGAGGAGTCAGAGTGAGTTAGTCAGGAAGGCAGAACCT ACCCTCCGCAGGTGTTACAGCCGTGTGAAGGAGCATGgtgtggggaaaaggaaaagcagctacACCTTTGAGCAGCTGGAGCAAGTTTTTGGGCAAGGGGGTTGGGATTCCCAACCCTGCCAACCCGTCCTCATCAACAGCAGTGGCTTGTACCAGGAGCTGGAGTCGGATGGCAGCACCATGGAGGAGTATTCCCAGGAGGACTGGGGCAACCACAGTCAGGAGCTTCACTGCTACCAGACAGGGGAGCAGGAACTGG ATGAAATGCCAACCACAAAAAGGACACTGAAGATCAAACAGGAATCTTCTGAAGACACGCA GAAGCGTGACGTGATGCAGAACATTATGCAAATCTTGGAGTCAGTCCAGTTGAAGTGGGAGCTGTTTCAGAGCTGGACGGACTTCTCCAGGCTCCACCTTTCCAACAAACTGGCCATTTTCGGCATCGGGTACAACACCCGTTGGAAGGAGGACATCCGGTACCACTACGCCGAGATCAGCTCCCAGGTCCCGCTGGGCAAACGCCTGAGGGAATATTTTAACTCTGAGAAACCTGAAGGTCGGGTGATAATGACCCGAGTTCAGAAAATGAACTGGAAGAACGTTTACTACAAATTCCTGGAGATCACCATCAGCGAAGCCAGGTGCTTGGAGCTGCACATGGAGATCGATTGGATCCCCATCGCCCACTCCAAGCCCACTGGTGGCAACGTCGTCCAATATTTGTTGCCGGGAGGGATTCCCAAAAGTCCCGGCTTGTACGCCATTGGCTACGAGGAGTGCCACGAGAAAcccccctcccctctggctGAGCCCCAGGGGGGGCCTGATCCAGGCAACGAGACTCCGGGGGAGCTGGAGGTCCCATCTCCCCAAGCTTCCCTCCGGGTGGACGTGGAATCCGCTCGGATTATCTACTGTTACCTCGGGATTGCCGAGGTCCGGACTCTCCAGCAGTGCctgtttttacattttcaggCCAACACCAAAACCTTCAGCAAGGATTGGGTGGGGATCAACGCCTTTTTATCTCAGAACTGCCTCGTCGAACCCGGTGTCTCCCCCAAATCCATCTACATCAAATttgtggaagtggagagggatTTTCTTTCAGCCGGCTCTTTGGTAGAGTGCCTGGAAAAAGCCATCGGGTACCCCTTAAAATTTAACAACTGA
- the MSANTD2 gene encoding myb/SANT-like DNA-binding domain-containing protein 2 isoform X9, whose protein sequence is MAAPCGSSPLPPAEPPLKIPKMEVLSPGSPAALSDGNPSLSDPSTPSGASPLGPGPAAGGAGLGGRGGASPSVSFSPGGAAAAAAAAACRGMSWTPAETNALIAVWGNERLVEARYQQLEGAGTVFGSKAPGPAMYERVSRALAELGYERTPSQCRERIKVGAALLWGFSLLLSPTKEDTSSASSSSSWQTLRRCYSRVKEHGVGKRKSSYTFEQLEQVFGQGGWDSQPCQPVLINSSGLYQELESDGSTMEEYSQEDWGNHSQELHCYQTGEQELDEMPTTKRTLKIKQESSEDTHCCGYGLPTRNEAFFAPPLLASK, encoded by the exons ATGGCGGCGCCCTGCGGCTCCTCGCCCCTCCCGCCCGCCGAGCCGCCGCTGAAGATCCCCAAGATGGAGGTGCTGTCCCCCGGCTCCCCCGCCGCCCTCAGCGATGGCAACCCCAGCCTCTCCGACCCCTCCACCCCCAGCGGCGCCTCCCCGCTGGGCCCGGGGCCGGCGGCCGGGGGGGCCGGGCTGGGGGGCCGCGGCGGGGCCTCGCCCTCCGTCTCTTTCTCCCCGGGAGGAGccgccgcagccgccgccgccgccgcttgCCGGGGGATGTCATGGACACCGGCGGAGACCAACGCGTTGATCGCGGTCTGGGGGAACGAGCGGTTGGTGGAAGCGCGGTACCAGCAGCTGGAGGGCGCTGGCACCGTCTTCGGCAGCAAAGCCCCCGGGCCCGCCATGTACGAGAGGGTCTCCCGCGCCTTGGCCGAGCTGGGCTACGAGCGCACCCCCTCGCAATGCCGGGAACGCATCAAG GTTGGAGCAGCTTTGCTTTGGGgattttcccttctcctttctcccaccAAGGAGGacaccagctctgcttcctcctcctcctcctggcag ACCCTCCGCAGGTGTTACAGCCGTGTGAAGGAGCATGgtgtggggaaaaggaaaagcagctacACCTTTGAGCAGCTGGAGCAAGTTTTTGGGCAAGGGGGTTGGGATTCCCAACCCTGCCAACCCGTCCTCATCAACAGCAGTGGCTTGTACCAGGAGCTGGAGTCGGATGGCAGCACCATGGAGGAGTATTCCCAGGAGGACTGGGGCAACCACAGTCAGGAGCTTCACTGCTACCAGACAGGGGAGCAGGAACTGG ATGAAATGCCAACCACAAAAAGGACACTGAAGATCAAACAGGAATCTTCTGAAGACACGCA CTGCTGTGGTTATGGACTGCCCACCAGAAATGAAGCTTTCTTTGCTCCCCCCCTTCTTGCCTCCAAATAA